A region from the Deltaproteobacteria bacterium genome encodes:
- a CDS encoding MFS transporter has translation MSQESPTHPPVTKTEIGGWACFDFANSSYVTVVITVIYAPFFAEHIVPAESGLRTSYWSLAIAISTLIALTMAPLVGAICDLSGNKKRYLIATTLVCSVATMLLSMVGPGDIEFAIILVALSYATFMLSESFCGAFLTDIATPKNMGIISGIGWGVGYFGGIASLLMVKALVTADPATDLPLYIEQNQTAMGATGLFFLVAALPTFLLVKNRTAPKPGFEEAALGTLFSEGFKQLKSTLANAKEHDTFFKFLRAFLFYYAGMSACISFSG, from the coding sequence ATGTCCCAAGAATCCCCAACACACCCTCCTGTTACAAAAACTGAAATTGGTGGCTGGGCCTGTTTTGATTTTGCAAACTCAAGCTATGTCACCGTCGTCATTACCGTCATTTACGCTCCTTTTTTCGCAGAACATATTGTTCCCGCAGAATCCGGGTTACGAACATCCTACTGGTCTCTAGCCATCGCAATCAGTACGCTTATCGCGTTGACCATGGCTCCGCTGGTAGGTGCAATTTGCGACTTGAGTGGTAACAAAAAAAGATATCTCATTGCCACCACCTTGGTATGTTCTGTAGCAACAATGCTTCTAAGCATGGTCGGTCCCGGAGATATTGAATTTGCGATTATTCTCGTGGCCCTAAGTTACGCGACGTTCATGCTCAGTGAGAGTTTCTGTGGTGCGTTCCTAACAGATATCGCTACTCCCAAAAATATGGGAATCATCTCAGGCATTGGTTGGGGAGTTGGATATTTTGGCGGGATTGCCAGCCTCTTAATGGTCAAAGCACTTGTCACCGCGGATCCCGCAACAGACCTCCCCCTTTATATTGAGCAAAACCAAACCGCGATGGGAGCTACGGGACTCTTTTTCTTGGTCGCAGCATTACCGACATTTTTGCTAGTAAAAAATCGTACCGCGCCCAAGCCCGGCTTTGAGGAAGCGGCCCTTGGAACACTCTTTTCCGAAGGCTTTAAACAGCTCAAATCCACCCTAGCCAATGCCAAAGAGCACGATACTTTTTTTAAATTCTTAAGAGCCTTCTTGTTTTATTACGCGGGAATGTCAGCCTGTATAAGCTTCTCCGG